In Deinobacterium chartae, the genomic stretch CGTCGTTGATGAACTTGAAGCGGTCGAGGTCCATGAACATCACCGCAACCGTCTTCGAATTGCGCCGCGCGTCCTCAAGCAGCACACTGAGGCGCTCGGACAGGTACTTGCGGTTCATCAGGCCGGTCAGCGCGTCGTATTTCGCCTGCCGGTCCAGCTCGCGCTGCATGCGGTAGCTGTGCAGCTGCATCAGTCCCTGGCGCAGCAGGGCCAGCAGCGTCACCACCGTCGTTGCGATCATGACGCCGTTGGCCGCTGCATCCGGCTTGAAAAAGTGCACGAGCGCCATGTAAATCGAAAAAGTTACCGCGACATAGGGCAAGGTTTCACGCAGCGCAAAGGCAATGCGGGGCCAGTAACGAATAATGGTCGCATCCAGGCGCGCAGCATGCCGGATTCGGTGTGTTCTTCCCGAAAGAAATCCGGCGAGCCCTATGGCAACAATTCCCAGAGTTCTGAAGAAGTCGAGGGCTTCCCCGGGCTGATACGTGCCATGCATGATCTGGGCATAGTGGACCGTGTGGGTCAGCAGAAAGCACATGGTCCCGAGAATGATCAACATCATGCGCAGAGACGAGAAAATGCGCGAATTCCAGACGGACAGGACCGTAAGCAGCGCGAACAGAGCCAGATTCGCCAGCGGATAAGCGAGGGCGACAGCCCGTTGCCACACACCCAGCGTGCTGCCCTGCCAGTCTTGGAACAAAATCAGGTCCCAATACCCCACGGCGATGGCGAGCAGTACGATGACCAGATCGAGCACCGTAAGCACGGCTTTGGCCGGAGGCTGAGCGTCCTCACGGATCTGCACCACCCCGGCGTACATCAGCGGAAAGAAAAGAAGCAAACCAACGTCTGCCCAGGACGGAAAGGTCACGGCATTCTGGTAGACGAGGAAAGTATAGATGCCATGTCCTACGGTCAGGCTCAAAAGTGCCAGAGCATAGAATGTCCACGACCGCTTTCGTTTGTCCTGATGCCGAGAAATGGCACTGAACGATAGCAGGGTCGCGACCAGATAGACAGGTATAAAGATCAGCGTCCCAACGGTCTGGCGAAGGTAATCAGATGGCACAGGCAACTGGGTAAACACCAACTGAGCCAGAGCAAACAGGAATAAAGCGCCCAGCAGCAGACTGTCTATTCTGTAGTGTGTCCGAGTAGGTTCTTGCACAGTGCTATCTCCGGGCAGCCCGATTCCGCCTCCTTAATTTGCTTGATCTCTCGCCCACCTTATTCTCACAAAAGTGCAAAGGGGCGCTTCGCGCATGACGAGACTGATGCACTCTCTCGCCGAACACGACCTGAACTCCGGCCTTCGGGTAGTACCGTGCACGCAGTATGCAAGCGCATTGTTACCACAATGTGCTTTGTCAGGCCCGTGTGATCTGTCCGCTCAACGGGCCTCGAGGGTCCATTCCAACCCCCCGACGCGCATGAGCACTACGTCCTGCTGCACCAAACTGCCTTTAGCACCCCAACCTGTTCCCGCAACTCCAGGCGCACTTATTCCGCTTATTCAATCGGCCAAGCTGCCTGCGGCAGATTCACCCCTTTCCACCTGCTCTTCAAGCACTCCACGCGTCCTTCTGGGAACCACCCGTGAACCTGCCCGCAATGTTATGTTCCACGCGCGTCGACTTCATCAAATTCGGGCCGCAGCCGCTGCCAATTCTCCTGCCTCTTCACCCTTACGGCGTCTTCCATCCAATCGCTGAAGGGCCTCTTCCTTTCCTGACAGTTTGACGATCTT encodes the following:
- a CDS encoding diguanylate cyclase domain-containing protein → MQEPTRTHYRIDSLLLGALFLFALAQLVFTQLPVPSDYLRQTVGTLIFIPVYLVATLLSFSAISRHQDKRKRSWTFYALALLSLTVGHGIYTFLVYQNAVTFPSWADVGLLLFFPLMYAGVVQIREDAQPPAKAVLTVLDLVIVLLAIAVGYWDLILFQDWQGSTLGVWQRAVALAYPLANLALFALLTVLSVWNSRIFSSLRMMLIILGTMCFLLTHTVHYAQIMHGTYQPGEALDFFRTLGIVAIGLAGFLSGRTHRIRHAARLDATIIRYWPRIAFALRETLPYVAVTFSIYMALVHFFKPDAAANGVMIATTVVTLLALLRQGLMQLHSYRMQRELDRQAKYDALTGLMNRKYLSERLSVLLEDARRNSKTVAVMFMDLDRFKFINDVHGHAAGDMVLRTVAGYIRASVRQGDLVARLGGDEFVIVLAEVQDAAEAGRIAQRILQSVSRSLELDRQDLSVTGSIGITLCPAEAG